From the Cryptomeria japonica chromosome 2, Sugi_1.0, whole genome shotgun sequence genome, one window contains:
- the LOC131050056 gene encoding uncharacterized protein LOC131050056 isoform X2, which translates to MKMKPRNEIKQKRRRNSQDFMTPSDDIILLSRFSKFYYKYFQEGNSVPIENLAPFLSHVEKYLQNKYTVGQISNRMIRLKEKYEVVKKNVENPEFCFNDYDSALYEWGSVIWGERPIDNIPPLIDRVKTPEKNKKKKHGEEKVEKEKENYNEQLLYVSDSEEDKGREIKRLAHIEILSSYEKKKEKDKEEKIEKEEEKYNEQLIYVSDFQEEKGRETEKLAHMEILPSIKEEKEKERGKIEFDEKNDWVAGSEEEEKDRESEKSISISDFYYELEKCLSDLKKSFSWKVLFP; encoded by the exons ATGAAAATGAAACCCAGAAACGAGATAAAACAGAAGAGGAGGAGAAATTCACAAGATTTTATGACACCGTCAGACGACATCATTCTTCTCAGCCGTTTCTCTAAATTCTACtacaaatattttcaagaaggTAACTCAGTCCCTATAGAAAATCTTGCTCCATTTTTAAGTCATGTCGAGAAATATCTACAGAATAAATACACAGTGGGTCAAATCTCGAACAGAATGATTAGACTTAAAGAGAAATATGAAGTAgttaaaaaaaatgttgaaaacccTGAGTTTTGTTTCAACGACTACGATTCTGCCTTGTATGAATGGGGTAGTGTGATATGGGGGGAACGTCCTATTGACAACATCCCTCCTCTGATAGACCGTGTGAAAACGCCTgagaagaataaaaaaaaaaaacatggagaagaaaaagttgagaaagaaaaagaaaactacaATGAACAACTTCTATATGTTTCTGATTCTGAAGAAGATAAAGGAAGAGAGATTAAAAGGTTAGCACATATTGAAATATTATCTTCATatgaaaaaaagaaagagaaagacaaggaagaaaaaattgagaaagaagaagaaaaatacaaTGAACAACTTATATATGTTTCTGATTttcaagaagagaaaggaagagagacTGAAAAGTTAGCACATATGGAAATTTTACCTTCTatcaaagaagagaaagagaaagagagaggcaAAATAGAATTTGATGAGAAGAATGATTGGGTTGCTGGTTCcgaggaagaagaaaaagacagagaAAGTGAAAAGTCAATAAGCATATCCGACTTTTATTATGAGCTCGAAAAATGCCTCTCCGATTTAAAAAAATCGTTCTCTTGGAAG GTTCTTTTTCCGTAG
- the LOC131050056 gene encoding UPF0329 protein ECU05_1680/ECU11_0050 isoform X1, with product MKMKPRNEIKQKRRRNSQDFMTPSDDIILLSRFSKFYYKYFQEGNSVPIENLAPFLSHVEKYLQNKYTVGQISNRMIRLKEKYEVVKKNVENPEFCFNDYDSALYEWGSVIWGERPIDNIPPLIDRVKTPEKNKKKKHGEEKVEKEKENYNEQLLYVSDSEEDKGREIKRLAHIEILSSYEKKKEKDKEEKIEKEEEKYNEQLIYVSDFQEEKGRETEKLAHMEILPSIKEEKEKERGKIEFDEKNDWVAGSEEEEKDRESEKSISISDFYYELEKCLSDLKKSFSWKDYSLHA from the exons ATGAAAATGAAACCCAGAAACGAGATAAAACAGAAGAGGAGGAGAAATTCACAAGATTTTATGACACCGTCAGACGACATCATTCTTCTCAGCCGTTTCTCTAAATTCTACtacaaatattttcaagaaggTAACTCAGTCCCTATAGAAAATCTTGCTCCATTTTTAAGTCATGTCGAGAAATATCTACAGAATAAATACACAGTGGGTCAAATCTCGAACAGAATGATTAGACTTAAAGAGAAATATGAAGTAgttaaaaaaaatgttgaaaacccTGAGTTTTGTTTCAACGACTACGATTCTGCCTTGTATGAATGGGGTAGTGTGATATGGGGGGAACGTCCTATTGACAACATCCCTCCTCTGATAGACCGTGTGAAAACGCCTgagaagaataaaaaaaaaaaacatggagaagaaaaagttgagaaagaaaaagaaaactacaATGAACAACTTCTATATGTTTCTGATTCTGAAGAAGATAAAGGAAGAGAGATTAAAAGGTTAGCACATATTGAAATATTATCTTCATatgaaaaaaagaaagagaaagacaaggaagaaaaaattgagaaagaagaagaaaaatacaaTGAACAACTTATATATGTTTCTGATTttcaagaagagaaaggaagagagacTGAAAAGTTAGCACATATGGAAATTTTACCTTCTatcaaagaagagaaagagaaagagagaggcaAAATAGAATTTGATGAGAAGAATGATTGGGTTGCTGGTTCcgaggaagaagaaaaagacagagaAAGTGAAAAGTCAATAAGCATATCCGACTTTTATTATGAGCTCGAAAAATGCCTCTCCGATTTAAAAAAATCGTTCTCTTGGAAG GATTATTCTCTGCATGCATAA